A single genomic interval of Solibacillus sp. FSL R7-0682 harbors:
- the trsD gene encoding TrsD/TraD family conjugative transfer protein produces the protein MWEKLFGPKKKPIDDYVFDDEPKTLDKGKQSLQDMSLIEAQYNDFLVTKRGYLVVLLKVTGINLDLLTTTEQEDVFDEFNAFLMSTLGENSEEVQQYLDITMPVDFSEYILFWQHRYLTVLEEEPENEAKLALIASYVDTFSGVASSQEMTTKTHIVVLHEKIPKKHLASLEQTAIHLEEKVLLFIRQLENALSTYDVEARQLTAKECRGVLQHLLNFSNH, from the coding sequence TTGTGGGAAAAGTTGTTTGGTCCTAAGAAAAAGCCAATAGACGATTATGTGTTTGATGATGAGCCGAAAACGCTCGATAAAGGTAAGCAGAGCCTACAGGATATGTCGCTCATTGAAGCACAGTACAATGATTTTCTCGTGACAAAACGAGGCTATTTAGTCGTATTACTCAAAGTGACGGGCATTAATTTAGATTTACTCACAACGACCGAGCAAGAGGATGTTTTTGATGAGTTTAACGCCTTTTTAATGTCGACGCTCGGTGAAAATAGTGAGGAGGTGCAGCAATACCTTGATATTACGATGCCTGTTGATTTTAGTGAGTATATTTTATTTTGGCAGCATCGTTATTTAACGGTACTAGAGGAGGAGCCTGAAAATGAAGCAAAGCTAGCACTCATTGCGAGCTATGTAGATACATTTTCTGGCGTTGCGTCTTCACAGGAAATGACGACAAAGACACATATTGTCGTACTGCATGAAAAAATACCGAAAAAGCATTTAGCGTCACTGGAGCAAACAGCGATCCATTTGGAAGAAAAGGTGCTACTTTTTATTCGGCAATTAGAGAATGCACTGAGTACGTATGATGTGGAGGCTCGGCAGCTAACAGCAAAGGAGTGTCGTGGGGTGTTACAGCACTTACTCAATTTCTCCAATCACTAG
- a CDS encoding conjugal transfer protein, translating to MAEHKGKKFVFPENVESGYGIFLGITLKELLLYLVPPIVIGLIIVALPPHNVWLMFFKFMLLLIVLIIVLAFLSSRPIRHRPNIRFQDYVKLRNQFTSRQKLFYIRKKQNRF from the coding sequence ATGGCGGAGCATAAAGGTAAAAAGTTTGTCTTCCCTGAGAATGTAGAGTCGGGTTACGGGATTTTTTTAGGGATTACACTGAAGGAATTACTGCTATATCTAGTGCCACCGATTGTCATTGGACTAATCATTGTCGCTTTGCCACCACATAACGTGTGGCTCATGTTTTTTAAGTTCATGCTTTTACTAATTGTGCTCATTATCGTTTTAGCTTTCTTGTCTTCTCGACCAATTCGCCATCGACCGAATATTCGTTTTCAGGATTATGTAAAGCTACGCAATCAATTTACGAGTAGACAAAAGCTCTTTTATATACGGAAGAAACAGAATCGCTTTTAA
- a CDS encoding VirB4 family type IV secretion system protein encodes MFKRRQQPHVEKEQALSDVLDGSSLDMIYPFSWEECADHIESGDNFIRVIAIIDYPKSRYGNWLSELKRKKGNITIVQFLESSNSAKMVEHYNKTIKNKQAEVLKTFDPLKKRQLEKQVEAAEHQLMKFLENESSYIYQYTYIYLQAKSLDELNALSDSVHNTLVKLQLKAMTPIKAMYQTFWSAMPILENLLGDYTYKQSNTEAASSMFPFDDAEILTINPRSDVEGVNKDTGSLIAIDYLDRKNTLNQNMVVIGTSGVGKTTYMVQKILRYFARGVKVFIIDPENEYTNIVEHLGGTVVHLSSNSSTKINPLEVFSEQVMDEGPVDLDMVLKDKIQRLLGFFQVLKQDITQVEKAILDAVLREVYRDAGILQYNSFREIPSTAYPILSDVYEAIAALKARDADRYARIEDFHYILESYVNGSKTIFNGHTNINLQSDLLSFDLKPLQNEADVQGAAYLNTFSYLWDNITENTSENVKLFVDEFHFLTQNPDAASFFYQAYKRFRKYNAGAIAGTQQIQDVLDGKMANGQNVGEAVIGNSYTKVFFGLDNKGVDDITEKLRMTFSEKEKKLLERRKQGEALIIHGTQRAFMRVELTEEELRLKDPARYEELYEVSAAITPNYEERIRMTELERQEALEMRNFEK; translated from the coding sequence ATGTTTAAACGACGACAGCAGCCACACGTGGAAAAGGAACAAGCACTTAGTGACGTACTGGATGGGTCGAGCTTAGATATGATTTATCCGTTTTCATGGGAGGAATGTGCGGACCATATTGAGTCTGGTGATAATTTTATTCGTGTCATTGCGATTATTGATTACCCAAAGAGTCGTTACGGCAACTGGTTATCAGAGCTGAAACGTAAGAAGGGCAACATTACGATTGTACAATTTTTAGAATCGTCCAATTCGGCGAAAATGGTTGAACACTATAATAAGACGATTAAAAATAAGCAGGCTGAGGTATTGAAGACGTTTGATCCACTGAAAAAACGTCAGCTTGAAAAGCAGGTTGAAGCAGCTGAGCATCAATTGATGAAATTTCTTGAAAATGAATCGAGCTACATTTATCAATACACGTATATTTATTTGCAGGCGAAGTCGCTGGATGAATTAAATGCGCTGAGTGATTCCGTTCATAATACACTCGTGAAATTGCAGCTAAAGGCAATGACACCGATTAAGGCGATGTACCAAACGTTTTGGAGTGCAATGCCGATTTTAGAAAATCTGCTTGGAGACTACACGTATAAGCAGTCCAATACGGAGGCAGCGAGCAGTATGTTTCCATTTGATGATGCCGAAATTTTAACGATTAACCCACGTAGTGATGTAGAAGGCGTGAACAAAGATACGGGTAGCTTAATTGCCATTGATTATTTGGACCGTAAAAATACGCTTAATCAAAATATGGTCGTTATTGGGACGAGTGGTGTCGGTAAGACCACTTATATGGTGCAGAAGATTTTACGTTATTTTGCTCGGGGCGTGAAGGTGTTTATTATCGATCCTGAAAATGAATACACGAACATCGTCGAGCATTTAGGTGGAACAGTTGTCCATTTAAGCAGTAATTCGAGTACGAAAATTAACCCATTAGAAGTGTTTTCTGAGCAAGTTATGGATGAGGGACCTGTTGATTTGGATATGGTGTTAAAAGATAAAATTCAGCGTCTTCTCGGTTTTTTTCAAGTGTTGAAGCAGGACATTACGCAGGTAGAAAAAGCGATTTTAGATGCTGTATTACGTGAAGTGTACCGAGATGCAGGGATTTTGCAGTATAACAGCTTTCGAGAGATTCCCAGTACAGCGTATCCGATTTTATCTGACGTATATGAGGCAATTGCTGCTTTAAAGGCGCGTGACGCTGACCGGTACGCACGGATTGAGGATTTTCATTATATTTTGGAGAGCTATGTGAATGGTAGTAAAACGATTTTTAATGGGCATACGAATATTAATTTACAAAGTGATCTTTTATCGTTTGATTTAAAGCCGTTGCAAAATGAGGCTGATGTACAAGGGGCAGCGTATTTAAATACGTTTAGTTATTTATGGGATAACATTACGGAAAATACAAGTGAAAATGTGAAGCTGTTTGTTGATGAGTTTCATTTTTTAACACAAAATCCAGATGCAGCGAGTTTCTTTTACCAGGCATATAAACGGTTCCGAAAATACAATGCGGGGGCAATTGCTGGTACGCAACAAATTCAAGATGTGCTCGATGGGAAGATGGCCAATGGTCAAAATGTTGGTGAGGCTGTCATTGGGAACAGTTATACGAAAGTATTTTTTGGTCTAGATAATAAGGGGGTAGATGATATTACCGAAAAGCTACGCATGACCTTTAGTGAAAAGGAAAAGAAATTATTAGAGCGTCGTAAGCAAGGCGAGGCACTTATTATTCATGGTACACAGCGAGCGTTTATGCGGGTAGAGCTGACAGAAGAAGAACTACGATTAAAAGATCCAGCTCGTTATGAGGAGCTATATGAGGTTAGTGCAGCTATTACACCGAATTACGAAGAGCGTATTCGTATGACAGAGTTGGAACGACAAGAGGCACTGGAAATGAGGAACTTTGAAAAGTAG
- a CDS encoding CagC family type IV secretion system protein, with the protein MTNNTKATSLVFGAALAIVVCYFITPEIVFASAGQVQAKLTNAANVVKGILTALVVLVGICAALFIIIKRMPAADDPHEKNEVFKSVGRVCALVALAAAIIWLLPWVYSLFT; encoded by the coding sequence ATGACAAATAACACAAAAGCAACGAGCTTAGTATTTGGAGCAGCTTTGGCCATTGTCGTTTGTTATTTCATAACACCCGAAATCGTTTTTGCCTCAGCTGGACAAGTCCAAGCTAAGCTCACAAATGCAGCCAATGTCGTGAAAGGCATTTTAACAGCACTTGTGGTCTTAGTCGGAATTTGTGCAGCTTTATTTATTATTATTAAGCGTATGCCGGCAGCAGATGATCCGCATGAAAAGAATGAAGTGTTTAAAAGTGTTGGGCGTGTATGTGCACTCGTTGCTTTAGCAGCAGCGATTATTTGGTTACTGCCTTGGGTTTATTCATTATTCACGTAA